The Vibrio astriarenae genome contains a region encoding:
- a CDS encoding DUF3461 family protein: protein MFPNLTGLGIQDPKQIERYSLRQEAHKDVLKIYFRKQKGELFAKSVKFKYPRQVKHVLVDSSSHQYKEVTEINRNLTLVIDELNKITKPAPAGEVDVKKKILSDLRHLEKVVSSKIAEIEADLEKLK from the coding sequence ATGTTTCCAAACCTCACCGGTTTAGGTATCCAAGATCCAAAACAAATTGAACGCTACTCTTTACGCCAAGAGGCGCACAAAGACGTACTAAAAATCTATTTCCGTAAGCAAAAAGGCGAGCTGTTCGCAAAAAGCGTCAAGTTCAAATATCCACGCCAAGTAAAGCATGTGTTGGTGGATAGCAGCAGTCATCAATACAAAGAAGTGACCGAGATTAATCGTAATCTTACCCTAGTCATCGATGAGCTGAACAAAATCACGAAACCTGCACCAGCGGGTGAAGTGGATGTGAAGAAGAAGATTTTGAGTGACTTACGTCATTTAGAGAAAGTGGTTTCAAGCAAAATTGCAGAAATTGAAGCCGATCTAGAAAAGCTAAAATAG
- the pgpA gene encoding phosphatidylglycerophosphatase A, translated as MTNPKQLLSMRNPWHLLATGFGSGLSPIVPGTMGTVAAIPFYLVLVQLPIWLYVFAVIASCIVGITICQKTSDDMGVHDHGSIVWDEFAGFWITMFVVPLLAISPFDWKWLGAGFVLFRFFDMVKPWPIGWLDKRVHGGLGIMIDDIVAGIMSAVALVAVGHFAGWM; from the coding sequence ATGACAAACCCAAAACAACTTCTTTCTATGCGTAATCCTTGGCACCTACTCGCGACAGGTTTTGGTAGCGGTCTATCACCGATCGTGCCAGGAACAATGGGTACAGTGGCCGCCATTCCTTTCTATCTCGTTCTGGTACAGCTACCTATCTGGTTATATGTATTCGCAGTGATTGCCTCGTGTATTGTTGGTATCACCATCTGCCAAAAAACGTCTGACGACATGGGGGTGCATGACCATGGCTCTATCGTTTGGGATGAGTTTGCCGGCTTTTGGATTACGATGTTCGTGGTTCCACTATTGGCGATTTCACCGTTTGACTGGAAATGGCTCGGTGCAGGCTTCGTGCTGTTTCGCTTTTTCGATATGGTGAAGCCGTGGCCAATTGGCTGGTTAGATAAGCGCGTCCATGGCGGTTTAGGGATTATGATTGATGATATTGTGGCAGGGATCATGTCAGCGGTGGCTTTGGTCGCTGTGGGGCATTTCGCTGGTTGGATGTAG
- the thiL gene encoding thiamine-phosphate kinase produces MTGEFNLINKYFVDRQSQRKDVLLAAGDDCALVEMPENVSIAISTDTLVAGTHFLADAPAAWVAHKALASNLSDLAAMGATPAWVSLALTMPEPDESWLKPFCDAFFELADYFGVQLIGGDTTKGPLSITLTVQGFVPKERALRRNGAKIGDWVYVTGELGDSKAGLDVVLDSQCQSKPYADELLHRHFHATPRVLVGQAMLPYASSAIDISDGLISDVQHILKASQVGVSLDVDALPLSKELIQFVDDKRMAQQYALTSGEEYELCFTVPEEHKGVVDTATAHCGVQVTCIGQIRPQEQFELHASGELLDWPISGYDHFKET; encoded by the coding sequence ATGACGGGTGAATTTAACCTAATCAATAAATACTTCGTCGATCGTCAGTCACAGCGCAAAGATGTGTTGCTCGCCGCTGGGGACGATTGTGCGCTGGTGGAAATGCCAGAGAATGTCTCGATTGCAATCAGTACTGATACGCTTGTCGCGGGAACTCACTTTCTTGCCGATGCTCCGGCAGCATGGGTTGCACATAAGGCTCTCGCTTCTAACCTGAGCGACCTTGCGGCGATGGGGGCAACACCTGCGTGGGTATCATTGGCTTTAACCATGCCAGAGCCTGACGAATCGTGGCTAAAACCCTTTTGTGATGCTTTCTTTGAACTGGCTGATTACTTTGGCGTTCAGCTCATCGGTGGTGATACAACCAAAGGCCCTTTGAGCATTACCTTGACCGTTCAAGGGTTCGTACCAAAAGAGAGAGCGTTGCGCCGCAATGGCGCCAAAATAGGCGATTGGGTGTACGTCACAGGAGAGCTGGGTGACAGTAAAGCTGGGCTGGACGTTGTGTTAGATTCCCAGTGTCAAAGTAAACCTTATGCGGATGAACTTCTCCACCGTCACTTTCATGCAACACCTAGGGTGTTGGTTGGGCAGGCAATGCTGCCGTATGCGAGCTCGGCGATTGATATATCGGACGGTTTGATTTCTGATGTGCAACACATATTAAAAGCGTCGCAAGTGGGTGTTTCTCTAGATGTCGATGCGCTTCCTCTATCGAAAGAGCTGATTCAGTTTGTCGACGATAAGCGTATGGCACAACAGTATGCATTAACTAGTGGCGAAGAGTATGAGCTCTGCTTTACCGTACCGGAAGAGCACAAAGGCGTGGTGGATACAGCCACCGCACACTGCGGTGTGCAAGTGACCTGTATTGGTCAGATCCGCCCACAAGAGCAGTTTGAGTTACACGCCAGTGGTGAGCTATTAGATTGGCCTATCTCTGGTTACGATCATTTCAAGGAAACCTAA
- the nusB gene encoding transcription antitermination factor NusB: MGASVKPAARRNARQFALQAIYSWQITKENVANIEEQFLSGGKYEEEEHHASEPALSAPETDVAYFRDLLTGVVLSHNELDSKIRPYTSRPMQDLDKMELALLRLAMYEMTRREDVPFKVVINEAIELAKAFGSEDSHKFVNGVLDKAAPHVRKKK; this comes from the coding sequence ATGGGGGCCAGTGTGAAACCAGCCGCACGTCGTAATGCACGTCAATTTGCTCTACAAGCAATTTATTCTTGGCAAATTACAAAAGAAAATGTTGCTAACATTGAAGAGCAATTCTTATCAGGTGGTAAATACGAAGAAGAGGAGCACCACGCCTCTGAACCAGCACTGTCTGCACCTGAAACTGACGTGGCGTACTTCCGTGATCTTTTGACTGGTGTCGTACTGAGTCACAACGAGTTGGACAGTAAGATTCGTCCTTACACATCACGTCCAATGCAAGATCTAGACAAAATGGAACTTGCGCTGCTTCGTCTAGCAATGTACGAAATGACACGTCGTGAAGATGTGCCATTCAAAGTTGTTATCAACGAAGCGATCGAACTTGCAAAAGCGTTTGGCTCGGAAGACAGCCATAAGTTTGTAAACGGTGTTCTTGATAAAGCAGCACCGCACGTTCGTAAGAAAAAGTAA
- the ribE gene encoding 6,7-dimethyl-8-ribityllumazine synthase: MKVIEGGFPAPNAKIAIVISRFNSFINESLLSGAIDTLKRHGQVSEENITVVRCPGAVELPLVAQRVAKTGKFDAIVSLGTVIRGGTPHFDYVCSECNKGLAQVSLEYSLPVAFGVLTVDTIDQAIERAGTKAGNKGAEAALSALEMINVLSEIDS, translated from the coding sequence ATGAAAGTGATCGAGGGTGGTTTCCCAGCTCCAAATGCAAAAATTGCGATCGTTATTTCTCGTTTTAACAGCTTTATTAACGAAAGCTTACTGTCTGGTGCTATCGACACTTTAAAGCGTCATGGACAAGTTAGTGAAGAGAACATTACCGTTGTTCGTTGTCCTGGTGCAGTTGAACTACCATTGGTAGCTCAGCGCGTTGCGAAAACAGGCAAGTTCGATGCGATTGTTTCTCTTGGTACTGTGATCCGTGGTGGTACACCACACTTTGACTACGTTTGCAGTGAATGTAACAAAGGTCTAGCTCAAGTATCTCTAGAGTACAGCCTGCCAGTGGCATTTGGCGTACTGACTGTAGATACTATCGACCAAGCCATTGAGCGCGCGGGAACCAAGGCGGGTAATAAAGGTGCAGAGGCTGCACTAAGCGCACTTGAAATGATTAACGTTCTTTCAGAAATCGATTCCTAA
- the ribBA gene encoding bifunctional 3,4-dihydroxy-2-butanone-4-phosphate synthase/GTP cyclohydrolase II has protein sequence MPISTPQEIIEDIRLGKMVILMDDEDRENEGDLIMAAEHITPESINFMATHGRGLICLTMTKERCESLGLPPMVQDNNAQYTTNFTVSIEAAEGVTTGISAADRARTVQAAVAPNAKAADLVQPGHIFPLAAQEGGVLTRAGHTEAGCDLARLAGCEPASVIVEILNDDGTMARRPDLEVFAEKHGIKLGTIADLIEYRNNTETTIERVASCHLPTEFGDFELVTYRDTIDNEVHYAMCKGDLTAEPPLVRVHLQDIFTDLLHSDRNAERSWTLDKAMERIGKEGGVLIVLGHEESTDLLIHRVKMFEAQDKGEAPMLAKKQGTSRRVGVGSQILADLGVHDMRLLSSTNKKYHALGGFGLNVVEYVCE, from the coding sequence ATGCCAATTAGTACGCCTCAAGAAATTATCGAAGATATTCGCCTGGGTAAGATGGTTATCCTGATGGATGACGAAGACCGAGAGAATGAAGGTGACTTGATTATGGCGGCGGAGCATATCACGCCAGAGTCCATCAACTTCATGGCGACACATGGTCGTGGTTTGATTTGTCTGACGATGACAAAAGAGCGCTGTGAGAGCCTTGGTCTTCCGCCAATGGTGCAAGACAATAATGCGCAGTACACCACGAACTTTACTGTGTCGATAGAAGCGGCAGAGGGAGTGACCACGGGTATCTCAGCCGCCGACCGTGCTCGTACAGTGCAAGCTGCGGTCGCTCCTAATGCAAAGGCTGCAGACTTGGTACAACCAGGTCATATCTTCCCTTTGGCTGCACAAGAAGGCGGTGTACTGACTCGCGCGGGTCACACCGAAGCAGGCTGTGATCTAGCCCGACTCGCTGGTTGTGAGCCGGCGTCGGTTATCGTTGAGATCCTCAACGACGACGGCACCATGGCACGTCGCCCTGACCTTGAAGTGTTTGCTGAAAAGCACGGTATCAAGTTAGGTACGATTGCTGATCTGATTGAATACCGTAACAACACAGAAACCACGATTGAACGTGTTGCAAGTTGTCATTTGCCAACCGAGTTCGGTGATTTTGAACTGGTGACTTACCGCGACACTATCGATAACGAAGTGCACTATGCAATGTGTAAAGGTGACTTAACGGCAGAGCCGCCGTTAGTACGTGTTCACTTGCAAGACATCTTCACCGACCTATTGCACAGTGACCGCAATGCTGAGCGTAGCTGGACACTAGACAAAGCCATGGAACGCATCGGTAAAGAGGGCGGTGTATTGATTGTGTTAGGTCATGAAGAATCAACGGATCTTTTGATTCATCGAGTGAAGATGTTTGAAGCACAAGACAAAGGTGAAGCCCCAATGCTGGCGAAGAAGCAAGGCACGTCACGCCGTGTTGGTGTGGGTTCACAAATTCTGGCGGACTTAGGTGTGCATGATATGCGTCTTCTTTCGTCGACCAATAAGAAGTATCACGCGCTTGGCGGTTTTGGTTTGAACGTCGTTGAGTACGTTTGCGAATAA
- a CDS encoding riboflavin synthase, protein MFTGIIEAVGTLTAIEQKGQDISITVGVGKLDMSDVKLGDSIATNGVCLTVTHYTQSSYSADLSVETLNKTGFVDYQVGGKVNLEKAMLPTTRFGGHIVSGHVDGVGEIIERSPSGRAIDLWVAMPTEIEKYVAEKGSITVDGISLTVNDVRDNAFKLTIIPHTSDETTIEEFQVGRKVNLEVDVLARYMERLMNKQAAEEPKSRLTMEFLQQNGFA, encoded by the coding sequence ATGTTTACAGGAATTATCGAAGCTGTTGGTACGCTGACAGCGATTGAACAAAAAGGCCAAGACATCAGCATTACTGTCGGTGTTGGCAAGCTTGACATGTCTGATGTAAAGCTCGGTGATAGCATTGCGACAAACGGTGTTTGCTTGACCGTGACCCATTACACTCAGAGCTCTTACAGCGCAGACCTGTCAGTTGAGACACTGAATAAAACCGGATTTGTAGACTACCAGGTCGGTGGCAAGGTGAACCTAGAGAAGGCGATGTTACCAACGACACGTTTTGGCGGACACATTGTCTCTGGTCACGTTGATGGTGTTGGTGAGATCATTGAACGCTCTCCATCTGGCCGAGCGATTGACCTATGGGTGGCCATGCCAACTGAAATCGAAAAGTATGTCGCTGAAAAAGGCTCAATCACGGTGGATGGTATCAGCCTAACAGTGAATGATGTGCGTGATAATGCCTTTAAACTCACGATTATCCCACATACGTCAGACGAAACCACGATTGAAGAGTTTCAAGTCGGCCGCAAAGTGAACCTTGAAGTGGATGTACTGGCAAGGTACATGGAACGTCTAATGAATAAACAAGCCGCAGAAGAGCCAAAATCACGTCTGACGATGGAATTTTTGCAGCAAAATGGCTTCGCTTAA